A stretch of Myxocyprinus asiaticus isolate MX2 ecotype Aquarium Trade chromosome 42, UBuf_Myxa_2, whole genome shotgun sequence DNA encodes these proteins:
- the polm gene encoding DNA-directed DNA/RNA polymerase mu, giving the protein MIPLKRRKISHTESHQNESCKFPHVPIFILERKMGASRRSFLTRLARSKGFLIKEAYSSAVTHVVSENNSGDEVQSWLENQTGVDTSTSVHLLDVSWFTESMAAGRPVTVQDKHRLKVNPKCNGDDNVILMKSYACQRRTPLKHHNLFLTEALELLAENAEFSENEGRSVAFRRAASVLKALPHRVHSMDELKSLPCLGEHSQRVIKEILEDGTSREVESTRQSEQFQAMKALTGIFGVGVRTADRWFRKGLRSPTDLIRMGQPLNRAQQAGVQYYDDLQKPVTKAEADVISDIVQQAVCAVLPGAEIQLMGGFRRGKEFGHDVDFLITHPEEGKEEGLMAKIIKWLEERGLLLYQKTTRNSYLEKMDGPARPPNNMDRFERCFSIFKLQISDRSTGSHAERSVSQSETLSWRAVRIDLVVSPYCQFAFATLGWTGSKLFERELRRWAGQEKHMSLSSHALYDNNQKHYLRAQTEEEIFAYLGLEFIPPSERNA; this is encoded by the exons aTGATCCCATTAAAGCGCAGGAAAATATCTCATACTGAAAGCCATCAGAATGAAAGCTGCAAGTTCCCCCATGTCCCTATTTTCATCCTGGAGAGGAAGATGGGGGCATCTAGAAGATCATTCCTTACACGACTAGCACGAAGCAAAGGATTTCTTATTAAGGAAGCATACAG TTCTGCTGTCACACATGTTGTATCAGAAAACAACAGTGGAGATGAAGTCCAGTCGTGGCTGGAAAACCAAACAGGAGTAGACACGTCCACTTCAGTCCATCTGTTGGACGTAAGCTGGTTTACAGAGAGCATGGCGGCAGGACGTCCTGTTACAGTTCAGGACAAACACAGATTGAAA GTTAACCCAAAATGTAATGGGGATGATAATGTCATTCTGATGAAAAGTTATGCTTGCCAAAGAAGAACACCCTTGAAGCACCACAATTTATTCCTGACA GAAGCTCTCGAGCTCCTGGCTGAGAATGCAGAATTTAGTGAGAATGAAGGACGGAGTGTGGCGTTCAGACGGGCAGCGTCGGTGCTAAAGGCACTTCCGCATCGGGTGCATAGCATGGATGAGTTAAAGAGTTTGCCTTGCCTGGGTGAGCACTCACAGAGGGTTATAAAG GAAATTTTAGAAGATGGAACATCAAGGGAAGTGGAGTCAACAAGACAGTCTGAGCAATTTCAGGCCATGAAG GCATTAACAGGTATTTTTGGGGTGGGTGTGAGAACGGCAGATCGCTGGTTTAGGAAGGGTCTGCGATCTCCAACTGACTTGATCCGGATGGGACAACCGCTGAACCGTGCACAGCAAGCAG GAGTACAGTATTACGATGATCTCCAGAAACCTGTCACTAAAGCAGAGGCAGATGTCATCAGTGATATTGTACAGCAAGCAGTGTGTGCTGTGCTGCCCGGAGCAGAGATCCAGCTGATGGGGGGATTCAGGAG GGGGAAAGAATTCGGTCATGATGTGGACTTTCTCATAACACATCCAGAAGAGGGCAAAGAGGAAGGACTGATGGCCAAAATTATAAAGTGGCTTGAGGAGAGG GGTTTACTGCTATATCAGAAGACGACCAGAAACTCTTATTTGGAGAAAATGGACGGTCCAGCTCGGCCACCTAATAATATGGATCGCTTTGAGAGGTGCTTCTCCATATTTAAGCTTCAGATATCTGATAGAAGCACAGGAAGTCATGCTGAAAGATCTGTCAGCCAATCAGAGACCTTGAGCTGGCGAGCTGTACGCATAGATCTTGTGGTCAGTCCCTACTGTCAGTTTGCCTTTGCTACTCTTGGCTGGACGGGGTCAAAG CTGTTTGAGCGGGAGTTGAGAAGGTGGGCGGGGCAAGAAAAGCACATGTCCTTGAGTAGCCACGCCCTGTATGACAACAATCAG AAGCATTATCTCAGAGCTCAGACAGAGGAGGAGATTTTTGCCTACCTGGGACTGGAGTTTATTCCTCCGTCTGAGCGGAATGCCTGA